The Lonchura striata isolate bLonStr1 chromosome 7, bLonStr1.mat, whole genome shotgun sequence genome window below encodes:
- the LOC110480068 gene encoding dual specificity protein phosphatase 13B has product MAWDSLCSQDLRRPRIRSASSWMPDSGSSTGTPSLQELRRLLCTRTHPTGHVDEVWPNLYVGDLYVARDKAQLSRMGISHVVNAAAGRFRIDTGPKFYNDLPVDYYGVEAEDNPNFDLSIHFYPVAQYIREALNSPRGKVLVHCAMGISRSATLVLAFLMICEGMSLATAIETVRSHRGICPNSGFLQQLRDLDLRLGRGTGRGAC; this is encoded by the exons ATGGCCTGGGACTCCTTGTGCAGCCAGGACTTACGGCGGCCTAGGATAAGAAGTGCCTCAAGCTGGATGCCCGACagtgggagcagcactgggacaccatccctgcaggagctgcggCGCCTGCTCTGCACACGCACACACCCCACAGGACACGTGGATGAAGTCTGGCCAAACCTTTATGTGGGAGACCT GTACGTCGCTCGTGACAAGGCGCAGCTGAGCCGCATGGGCATCTCCCACGTTGTGAATGCCGCGGCCGGGAGATTTCGCATCGACACTGGGCCCAAGTTCTACAATGACTTGCCTGTGGATTACTATGGAGTAGAAGCAGAGGACAACCCAAACTTTGATCTCAGCATTCACTTCTATCCTGTTGCTCAGTACATCAGAGAAGCACTGAATTCCCCAAGAG GCAAAGTACTGGTTCACTGTGCAATGGGAATCAGTCGGTCTGCAACTCTTGTCCTCGCTTTCTTGATGATCTGTGAAGGTATGTCCCTCGCCACCGCCATTGAGACTGTGCGCTCCCACAGAGGGATCTGCCCCAACTCCGgcttcctccagcagcttcGGGACTTGGACCTCCGGTTAGGAAGGGGCACAGGCAGAGGAGCCTGCTAG